Part of the Nicotiana sylvestris chromosome 5, ASM39365v2, whole genome shotgun sequence genome is shown below.
taCCATATTTGGCTCCTCCttttcacttggacctgcaaaaagaaatcaggggttagtctgaggaacccaaactagtttgggtccctttctataggcaaaaggatgAATCAGATTCTTTTTTGCCCACCCAGgcaacttgtttttctcttgaacaaagactttgttcttttgactcgccttttcttttgaattacattcatttttgtaatggccagcCTTGCCACAGTGTATGCAGATTTtattttcaggaagagtgaggtacttgcttctAGGGTCCTATTTTGGAGCTtgagtcccatagccaagtcctcttttgttgctactgcGATGCTTTTGCAGCCAAGAGAGTacatcagaagccttgttccacttgcaagttctgtctagttcatgtttcacCTTTCCTAGATCTTCCTTTAGGACTTTGATGAATTCATCTTTCTTATACaatttcatctttcatttttcccaaattttcttcTAGAATGAGATatgtgtgatcaactttcttctttcctgttcctagtttcagttttaagttttcagacctaagttctaggacactgttatcaagttcaagaacctgggtTTTCAACTCAGCATTTGTGTTATCACTCTCATTAGCTCTAGACTCTAGactttttcattttaattttaggatcacacattccccAGAAAGaacttccttctcattgttaattatctcagactcatcaatgaagtctagtaaTAGCTCAGCcagcctttctttagacaaaaatttaatattgtctttgagatgaaggatacttacctcttgttcatcatctgattctctgaTGGTCATCAGTGCTTGTTCTTCTTCAGCTTCATCTTCTAAGTCTTCATCTGAAGTTTCTCCCCAAGCAACAACCATAGCCTTGGTTGAACCTTTattcctttttggttgaacctgttccttcttcctgttcctttGTTCAACCCTTTCTTTCTTCTACTCAATTTTCCATTGAgggcagttcttgatcatgtgatcagtcttaccacacttgtagcaaccctcattggtctgtttctcaggagcTCTTGACTTGTTGAAAGTTGttcctcttgaagaaccctttcctctcatcaggtactttttgaaatctctagtgatcatagccatctcatcatcttccagatctgaaccttcagcaattctgagagcTAGGCTTCTCTCCTTCTTGGGTGTATCCATCTTCATgatttgccttctcagttcataagcAATAAGATGTCCAATCAGTTTATCCAGTCTGAGAGTAGCAATATTCTTGGATTCCTGAATGggagtgattttgctttcccatgaGATTGACAGAACCCTTGTcaggattttctcaaccttgtcttcttcaagaataatccttccaagagacttaagtttaTTTGTCAGTGTAGTGAACCtagtatacatctcttggatagtttctccttcTTTTATAgtaaaattctcatattgagaatacatcAGTGTTCCTCTGGATcttttcacttgaggtgttctttcatgagccacttgcaaagtgtcccatatctccttagcagtaGTACAACTTTGGATCCTACTGTACTCATCtagacctagtccacacacaagccatttcttggccttagcatttttctcccacttctttaggtcttcagcagtgcagtcagtccttgtctttggcacatccactccttcctCATTTTTCATTGTAGTTGCCaaaggaccatcagtgactatgtcccacagttcatagtcttctcctatgatgtgatccttcatcctgttcttccaccaagagtagtactgTCCATTGAACAGTGGAGGCctggcagtggattgcccttcccagttcccaagtggtgcactcatgttgagcttttcctaaggtgttagcctcttcaaggataacctgctctaataccaattgatgttctaaacgtcaataccacacaagaggggggtgatttgtatggtacccaattttttgatctagaagaacctggttcttctaggtgttctaactactactgttgcagaattaaaagtacagaaaataaagaacactgagatttttacgtggaaaatacctgactcaaaaggtgaaaaaatcacgacctactacttagtaggattttcccaaacatccactaaaatcactaagccaaaacaacatttataaaaactctttgtaaacctaaggattaactctagtTCCTgtgtggcacacaacctcaactgttgcgacacctTGAAGTTAGCCTATAatttgaacactcaaagtacctattacaaatacttctatgaaagctgaaaaggtacaactttaaaccacttactacaattgaactagaataagaataaacacaatggaactggttcttctagctcgttcaagtagcttcaggtgtGCACACttaaatctcacataaattgctcaCAAAATTGCCTTGCTCGTTTGCTCTCAacttagtttaacttctgcgtatgtgccatactgtaaaagagaacaatcactgttatttaatgagttagtaatcagagtttgattgagactcaattgttgatcttccatcgaagttgagtccttgtacaatacaaactccaaccctatcctttatccggattgtgtCCTTTTcccataaggagactttctctcctcatccaatatgcaaccttttcgatcagttcaAGAGATATTGATGCTTGATCACtgagacttatctccttcacgtgtatcTCACATAGGTTGATAAATATTGTGCCTCACATgttggacctggtccatgactgagttcatttgtcattcttcaaaacttcacctgaacTTGGGCCAACAATGGGTCTATGCAGGTAAAGAAGAT
Proteins encoded:
- the LOC138869771 gene encoding uncharacterized protein, giving the protein MSAPLGNWEGQSTARPPLFNGQYYSWWKNRMKDHIIGEDYELWDIVTDGPLATTMKNEEGVDVPKTRTDCTAEDLKKWEKNAKAKKWLVCGLGLDEYSRIQSCTTAKEIWDTLQVAHERTPQVKRSRGTLMYSQYENFTIKEGETIQEMYTRFTTLTNKLKSLGRIILEEDKVEKILTRVLSISWESKITPIQESKNIATLRLDKLIGHLIAYELRRQIMKMDTPKKERSLALRIAEGSDLEDDEMAMITRDFKKYLMRGKGSSRGTTFNKSRAPEKQTNEGCYKCGKTDHMIKNCPQWKIE